CCACCACCGAGTTGTCGGCCTTGCGTGCCCAGAGGTCTGCTATGCCGTCGGCATTGAAGTCGCCCGAGGAAGAGATTGTGGGGAAGTCGGCGGCCTTGAGCCCTGAGCCGATCTTCACGCGCTGGCTCGGGACGCCCCAGGTGGCGAGGTCGAGTCGGCCCTCTGCCTTCTTGCCCAAGGTGCGGAAGAGGTCGCCTGTGACATTGTTGCGCAGCCACAGATCGGGTACGGAGTCGCCGTTGGTGTCTCCGGGAGAGATCACCGTGAACTGGTCCCAGTCGTCGCCGCCGACGAGGGTGGGGATGGCGAGCTTTTCACCGTGAGTGGGGGTGACGTACGCCCACAGATGCTTCCCCTGCTTGACCAGGAGGTCGATGTCTCCGTCCCTGTCCCCGTTGACTTCGGCCGAGACGATCTGTTCGGCGTTGGACCAGTGATTGTTGCTGGTAGGGCAGTTGACGCCGTCAGGCTGGGTGCACCGGACGGTGAGCTGCACAGGGTCCTTGTCGACCACGCCGTAGCCGAGATTGCGATACACCCAGAGCTTCTTCGCCTGGTTGCCGTTGGGGTCGGGTTCAAGGGACACGAGGTCGTTGGTTCCGCTCTGGTTCCATGTGCCGCCGGTCACGACCTGGCCACCCGATTGGACCGTCACTCCGCCGCCCAGGGCCTTGGAGAACCGCCCATTGCCGTAGCCGGCATAGGTGAGCAGCCCGTTGTTGGAGTCAAGGGTCCAGATGTCGCGGAAGTCGTCGCCGGTCAAGTCGTTCGCAATGTCCTCAGTGCGCTTGCTGTTGGCGTACATGAGATAGCTGGCGCTCGGGGAACGGTTGCCTGCCGCATCCACGCTGTAGGCGTAGACGAAGTGAGGCCCGGCGCTCCTGGGAGTCAGCGTGACGGGGACCTGAGACTCATCCACGTCCTTCGTGTCCGGATCGTCCTTGACCGCCGGGGCGTCGCCGCGGTCACCCCAGCTCGTCTCGTAGACGTAGTGGTCCACATCGGGAACACCGTTAGGAGTCAGGAAGAACTGGCCGGGCGAGCCACGGAAGCCGGTGTTCTCGGGCCAGCCGTCGTTGCCCGGCGGGTAGAGGTACGACGTGATGCCCGGCGGGTTTCCCGGCACGGTGCGATCGACGGAGAACTTGCAGGTGCTCGACCAGGGAGAGTAGGCGTTGTCCTGATCCTTGGAGCGCACCTTCCAGGTGTAGGCGCCGGTCGGCAGCGAGGCGTCGGGAACGGCGAGGGTCGCGACTCGACCCTTCAGAGCCGGGATGGTCGTTGCGACGACTGGTGTGGTGGTCCCGGACTTGAAGACCTGGAACTCTGCCGTGAGGTTGCCGGCATCCCGGTCGTCGACGCGCGCGAACAGGCTCACGTGCACGTTGGGGATGGCGCCGCCCGTGGCACACGTGGTGCGGGGGTTGGTGCCGAGGCCAGTGGGTGCCTTGGGCGGGAAGTTGTATTCGGTCTCCAGGACGGCGGTCTTGGCATCGAACTTCTTCCAGCCGTTCGTGTCCCCCTCGTCGCCCGCGTACAGCCCGAGATTGAGGCTCGCCCAGTTCTTGGCAGCGGCCTCACGTACCTTGGAGGTCACGTCGAACTCGAGGTTGCCGGGGGCACAAGGGCCCCAGCCTTTCTCGTCGTAGACGGTGAACAGCGGATCAGTCCCGATCCGCGCAGGCTGGTTGTTCCACGTTGTCTTGGGCGAGATCGGGCCGACGTGCCAGATCTGCACCGGCGTCTTCTTGCCGCACTGCCACGACCAGGTGTTCTTGATCCGGAAGGTCGACTTCAAGACCTGGGAGCCGCCGATCTCATCGGTGTCCAGCTGGAAGAACGAGCGGGACAGGCCCTTGGTGTCGTCCTCATAGCCGACTCGGACGACCTCCTTGGTGTTCCAGAAGGAGGTGTTCGGATAACTCCGGTAAACCCGCGTCCAGTTCTGCTGCTTGCCCCAGGTCCACGACGGGTCGATGAAGACGGGGTACTGAGTGTCGGCGCCCGTCAGGAGCTGCTGGTCGGGCTTGATCTCCAGACTGTCGCCCGTGACGGTCGTGGGCATGAGGGCGTCCTGGGCGCCAGGCGCCGGCTCGAACGCGTCATCCGCAGCGCCCTCATCGGCCGCGCTGGCACTGAAGGCTGTACGAGCGGCAGGGGTGGTGCCAGAGGACACCGTCGTAGAGTCCCACATCATGGGCGACGGACTGGTGAAGACGACCTGGTCGGCCGGGTTGACCGCCGTCACACTGCCGGTGTCCGGGTCGGTGGCAACATCGAGGCCGACGGTGTCCAGCTTGAAACGAAGGGCGGCCAGCTCGGGATTCTGAGCGGCCTGCGCGGTCTTGACGACCAGCAGCTGCGAGAAACCCTCGACGTCCGCCTTGAGCTGGAGATCGACCCCAGGCAGCACCTCGGCGTAGGTCGCGACGTTCTCGGCGAGAACCGGCCTGGGCAGTGGCTTCGGCCACGTCAGGGACAGCGTGCGACCATCCTTGACGCCGGTCAGCAGCGGCCCGTCGCCGCCCCCCGAGAAGCTCACCGTGATGGCGGTCGCCTTCGAGGCGACCTGACCGTCCGCGGTGAACTCCAGTGTGGGATCGGTCGGGATCCAGGCGTTGTTGCGCAGCATCCGCACGGACGTCCCGTGCTGCTTGACGATCCACTTGCCGTCGGGCTGGGCCCAGGTGTCGGTCGTCTCGGTACGGGCGGACTCGAGCTCGAAGGGCTGTCCGGTGGTGGCAGCCTGTTCCAGGGCGTAGTCCTCTTCGCTGACCCTTCCGGTGGTCACCGGATCAACCCAGCTGGCCGGCTGGAGAGCGTTATCCGCCGCGCCCCCCGGGAGCGCAGCAGTCAAGGGCACAGGTAGAGCCCCGGCCAGAACCCCCCGCGTGAGGTGGCTTACCCACCCCTGTCTGAAAAGCAATCGATTTGGCGCGAACATGCCCCGCCCCTCCCCCAACTTGTTGCTTCGAAATCGGCGCCGACTCTACAGGCGGGGAGTGACAAGTGCCTGATCAATTCTTCGGGGAGGCGCGGTGGGCATGGTGTGTTTGAGGTGTAAAGGCGGGCTTATGTGACACCTCGCGGCGCGCCCGGACGGCACGCCCCTATCCCCGTCGACCTGGGACTCTATGGGACAGCTGCGAGACATTGGGTGGTTTGAGGCCTTTGTGGACAAGTGTATTCAATGTCGAAAATTATTCTTGCTGCATTACTTCGCGACCTCCCTGTTAGGGTGCCGTGGGGTTAATGGCATTCAGTAATTGGGGGGTAAGTGAATAGAATCCGCACGCGCGGATGGGCCGTGGCATTGTCCGCGGTGATGGCGGTGGGGCTGCTGCCGTCGACATCCGTCGCGCTTACGGAAGGGCCCGGTCTCAGCACCTCGCTGCCGGGCCTGAAGCAGCCGAAGCCGGTGCCCGTCGTGCCCCTGGGCGCCGGCGACGACGTCAAGCGGCCGAACGACGCGGCGGCCAAGGCGGCTGCGCGTGCCGTGTGGCCGGCCGCCGGGGCACAGACCGTGCCGGTCGAGGGGGCGGGGGCACTGCTCCCCAAGTCCGCGGCGGTCGGCACCCCGCTGCCGGTGACGGTGACGGCCGTCGCGGAGAAGGCTTCGAAGGCCGCCCCGCTGACCCGGGCCAGGATCTCGGTCGAGCCGCGGGCGAAAGCCCAGAAGGCCGGAGTTGACGGACTTCTGCTGTCCGTCGGCAGGGCCGACGGGGTGGCGGCCGGCGGGCGGGCCCGCGTCACGGTCGACTACGCGGCCTTCAAGGACGCCTACGGCGGTGACTGGGGGGCCCGGCTCAAGCTGGTGCAGCTGCCGGCCTGTGCGCTGACCACGCCGGACAAGGCCGCCTGCCGGGTGGCGAAGCCGCTGGCGACTACGAACGATACGAAGAACCAGAAGCTCAGCGCGGTCGCTCCCGTGCCTGCCGCGAAGGGCACAACGGCCCTCGCGCCGACGGCGATGACCGTCCTGGCCGCGACCGCCGGTGCCAGCGGACCCACCGGCACCTTCAAGGCAACCTCCCTCGAGGCCTCGGGCGCCTGGAGCGCCGGCGGCGCCACCGGCGCGTTCACCTGGAGCTATCCGGTGGGCACGCCCGCGGTACCGGGCGGCCTCAAGCCCGACGTGACCCTCGGCTACAACTCGCAGGCCGTAGACGGCCGTACGGCAGCGAGCAACAACCAGGCGGGCTGGATCGGCGACGGCTGGTCGTACGAGCCGGGTTACATCGAGCGTCGCTACAAGTCCTGCGAGGACGACAAGACCGGCGGGACGAACACCGCCAAGGTCGGCGACCCGTGCTGGTACACCGACAACGCCACCCTCTCGCTCGGCGGCAAGACGACGGAGCTCGTCTACGACGCCACCAAGGGCTGGCACCCGGTCTCCGACGGCGGAGAGAAGATCGAGAAGCTGACCGGAGCCAGCAACGGCGACCTGGGTGCCGCGGGTGCCAAGGGCGAGGGCGGCACCGGTGAGTACTGGAAGATCACCACGCTCGACGGCACCCAGTACTACTTCGGCCGCAACCGGCTGCCCGGCTGGGCGACCGGCAACCCGGAGACCAACTCCACCCTGAACGCGCCCGTCTTCGGCAACCACGCGGGCGAGCCCTGCTACAACGCCTCCTTCGCCGCCGCCTGGTGCCAGCAGGCCTGGCGCTGGAACCTCGACTACGTCGTGGACCCGCGCGGCAACGCCATGGCGTACTTCTGGAAGAAGGAGAAGAACAACTACGGCCGTAACACCAACCCGACGACCGGGGCGTCGACGAAGACGTCCTACGACCGGGGCGGCTACCTGGACCGCGTCGAGTACGGCCTGCGGGACGGATCGCCGTACGCTGCCAAGGCCATGGGGAGGGTGACCTTCACCTCCGGTGACCGCTGCGAGGCCGCCAGCTGCACCTTCGACGCGGCGAACTCCGCCAGGTGGCCGGACACACCGTTCGACCTGTACTGCGCGGACTCGGCCACGGAGTGCAAGTCGCAGATCTCGCCCAGCTTCTGGTCGAACGTACGCCTGAAGACGATCGCCACCCAGGTCCTGTCCGGTGGGGCGTACAAGGACGTCGACAGCTGGGAGCTGACCCAGACCTTCCCGCCGTCGGGCGACGGCATCTCCAAGCCCATGTGGCTGGCCGGCCTCTGGCGCAAGGCCAAGGACGGCGCCGCTACCGCGGACGTGCCCCCGATCACCTTCGCTGGTGAGCAGAAGCCCAACCGAGTCGACAACCTGGGCGACGGGCTGGCCCCGTTCATCCGGCTCCGCATGTCGAAGATCACCACGGAGACCGGCGGAACGACCGGCATCTGGTACCACGCCCCGGACTGCACGAACACCACGCTGCCGCCGCTGGACGCGACGAACGGTACGCGCTGCTTCCCCGTCAAGTGGGAGGCCGAGGGATCCACACCGAAGCAGGACTGGTTCAACTCCTATGTCGTCAGCCGTGTGGTGGAGGGCGACAACGTCTCGGCCACCCCGGATGTGACCACCGAGTACAGCTACGTCGGCGGCGCCGAGTGGGCCAAGAACGAGGACGAGTTCACCAAGGCGGAGTACCGGGAGTACTCGGAGCCGCGCGGCTACTACCTGGTCCAGACCCGCAAGGGTGCCGGCCTCGACCCCCGCACGCTGAGCGAGACCCGCTACTTCCGCGGGATCGCAGGAGCGGCGGTGAAGAACACCGCCGGCGTCTCCGTGACCGACCGGAAGCCGTTCGCCGGAATGCCGCGGGAGCGGGTCACGTACAACGGTGACGGCGGCGCGTTCGTCGGCTCCACCTCGTACACCCCCTGGATCTCGCCGAGTGCCACGGCGGCCCGTACCCGTCCGGGGCTTCCCGACCTCGAGGCGTTCATGACGGGCACCGAAGGCGAAGAGACGCGCACCGCCGTCACCGGCGGCGAGCGGACGACCCGCACGGTGCACGGCTTCGACGAGTACGGGCTGGTCAAGACCATCACCGACCTCGGCGACACTGCGCGGGCCGGCGACGAGAAGTGCACCGAGCTCACCTACGCCCGTACGGGTTCCTCGGCCATCCTGGACAAGGTCGCGCGGGCCGAGACCTACGCCGTGGCCTGCGCGATGCCGGTCTCCAAGCCCGACGACATCGTCGACGACGTCCGTACGTACTACGACGGCAAGGCCCTGGGCGAGGCCCCGACCAAGGGTCTGGTGACCAAGGTCGACCGCATCAACGGCAAGGGTGACGGCTACGACGTCACGTCCTCCGTGCCCAGCACCTGCGGGGCAGACGGCAAGCAGCTCTGCTTCGACGTGTACGGCCGCCAGCTCGCCGCCGCCGACGCGTACGGCGCCGTGACCCGTACGGACTTCACTCCGCCCACGGGCGAGGTGCCGACCGGTACGGCCGTGACCAACCCGCTCCTGCACAAGGTCACGACCGTCCTCGACCCCCGGCGCGGCCAGCCGACCAAGATCACCGATGCCAACGGCAAGGTGAAGTCGATGGCCTACGACCCACTCGGCCGCATCACCAAGGCGTGGCTGCCGACGCGTTCCCAGGCCACCTACCCCACGTCGCCGAACTTCCAGTTCAGCTACCTGGTCCGCACCAACGGGCCGATCGTCACGACCACCCAGTCGCTGAGCCAGGACAACAAGTACAAGACCGGCTACAGCTTCCAGGACGGTCTGCTGCGCACCCTCCAGACGCAGCAGGACTCCCCGGACCGCGCCGGACGGCTCATCACCGAGCAGTTCTACAACTCGCGCGGCGAGGCCGTCGCCGATTCCGGCAGCTACTACGCGACCGGGATCCCGGAGCCCAACCTGGTCACCGGCCAGCAGACCATGTACCCGTCCTCGACCGAGACGCTGTACGACGGCGCCGGACGCGTCACCGCGGTGATCGCCAAGCGGTACACGGTCGAGACCAAGCGCACGACGACGACGTACACGGGGGACACGACCACCGTCGTCCCGCCGGCCGGCGGCACGGCGACCACCACCGTGGTGGACGCGCTGGGGCGAACCACGGAGGTGAAGGAGTACACGAACGCCGCGCGGACGGCGTCGCAG
The DNA window shown above is from Streptomyces showdoensis and carries:
- a CDS encoding FG-GAP-like repeat-containing protein; translated protein: MTTGRVSEEDYALEQAATTGQPFELESARTETTDTWAQPDGKWIVKQHGTSVRMLRNNAWIPTDPTLEFTADGQVASKATAITVSFSGGGDGPLLTGVKDGRTLSLTWPKPLPRPVLAENVATYAEVLPGVDLQLKADVEGFSQLLVVKTAQAAQNPELAALRFKLDTVGLDVATDPDTGSVTAVNPADQVVFTSPSPMMWDSTTVSSGTTPAARTAFSASAADEGAADDAFEPAPGAQDALMPTTVTGDSLEIKPDQQLLTGADTQYPVFIDPSWTWGKQQNWTRVYRSYPNTSFWNTKEVVRVGYEDDTKGLSRSFFQLDTDEIGGSQVLKSTFRIKNTWSWQCGKKTPVQIWHVGPISPKTTWNNQPARIGTDPLFTVYDEKGWGPCAPGNLEFDVTSKVREAAAKNWASLNLGLYAGDEGDTNGWKKFDAKTAVLETEYNFPPKAPTGLGTNPRTTCATGGAIPNVHVSLFARVDDRDAGNLTAEFQVFKSGTTTPVVATTIPALKGRVATLAVPDASLPTGAYTWKVRSKDQDNAYSPWSSTCKFSVDRTVPGNPPGITSYLYPPGNDGWPENTGFRGSPGQFFLTPNGVPDVDHYVYETSWGDRGDAPAVKDDPDTKDVDESQVPVTLTPRSAGPHFVYAYSVDAAGNRSPSASYLMYANSKRTEDIANDLTGDDFRDIWTLDSNNGLLTYAGYGNGRFSKALGGGVTVQSGGQVVTGGTWNQSGTNDLVSLEPDPNGNQAKKLWVYRNLGYGVVDKDPVQLTVRCTQPDGVNCPTSNNHWSNAEQIVSAEVNGDRDGDIDLLVKQGKHLWAYVTPTHGEKLAIPTLVGGDDWDQFTVISPGDTNGDSVPDLWLRNNVTGDLFRTLGKKAEGRLDLATWGVPSQRVKIGSGLKAADFPTISSSGDFNADGIADLWARKADNSVVAWLGKVPGADGNAFGPAYSVNQALPPGVAGGTPGKSDMNGDMKADLVVHNTNGTVSVHRQTFGTDSKPKFEDTGTAVSWGWNWYRGGKDDLGAKQGLLYFADINGDGTKDLVSHGTDGRIIVRRNDRAGTGFDTGTLMSAKWGNFLGQPEEPGRLYFADVTGDNKADLIVHDKLGDVSVRKNMGTYFDSGTIMTQHWSNFLGQPGQGRLYFADITGDNKADLIVHDTAGNVSVRKNMGTYFDAGTIMTQYWSNFLGQAGQGRLYFADANADGKADLVVHDIYGDVNIRKNMGTYFDGGSPSPYSQGWASYLRQDKQGVLYFG
- a CDS encoding polymorphic toxin-type HINT domain-containing protein translates to MALSAVMAVGLLPSTSVALTEGPGLSTSLPGLKQPKPVPVVPLGAGDDVKRPNDAAAKAAARAVWPAAGAQTVPVEGAGALLPKSAAVGTPLPVTVTAVAEKASKAAPLTRARISVEPRAKAQKAGVDGLLLSVGRADGVAAGGRARVTVDYAAFKDAYGGDWGARLKLVQLPACALTTPDKAACRVAKPLATTNDTKNQKLSAVAPVPAAKGTTALAPTAMTVLAATAGASGPTGTFKATSLEASGAWSAGGATGAFTWSYPVGTPAVPGGLKPDVTLGYNSQAVDGRTAASNNQAGWIGDGWSYEPGYIERRYKSCEDDKTGGTNTAKVGDPCWYTDNATLSLGGKTTELVYDATKGWHPVSDGGEKIEKLTGASNGDLGAAGAKGEGGTGEYWKITTLDGTQYYFGRNRLPGWATGNPETNSTLNAPVFGNHAGEPCYNASFAAAWCQQAWRWNLDYVVDPRGNAMAYFWKKEKNNYGRNTNPTTGASTKTSYDRGGYLDRVEYGLRDGSPYAAKAMGRVTFTSGDRCEAASCTFDAANSARWPDTPFDLYCADSATECKSQISPSFWSNVRLKTIATQVLSGGAYKDVDSWELTQTFPPSGDGISKPMWLAGLWRKAKDGAATADVPPITFAGEQKPNRVDNLGDGLAPFIRLRMSKITTETGGTTGIWYHAPDCTNTTLPPLDATNGTRCFPVKWEAEGSTPKQDWFNSYVVSRVVEGDNVSATPDVTTEYSYVGGAEWAKNEDEFTKAEYREYSEPRGYYLVQTRKGAGLDPRTLSETRYFRGIAGAAVKNTAGVSVTDRKPFAGMPRERVTYNGDGGAFVGSTSYTPWISPSATAARTRPGLPDLEAFMTGTEGEETRTAVTGGERTTRTVHGFDEYGLVKTITDLGDTARAGDEKCTELTYARTGSSAILDKVARAETYAVACAMPVSKPDDIVDDVRTYYDGKALGEAPTKGLVTKVDRINGKGDGYDVTSSVPSTCGADGKQLCFDVYGRQLAAADAYGAVTRTDFTPPTGEVPTGTAVTNPLLHKVTTVLDPRRGQPTKITDANGKVKSMAYDPLGRITKAWLPTRSQATYPTSPNFQFSYLVRTNGPIVTTTQSLSQDNKYKTGYSFQDGLLRTLQTQQDSPDRAGRLITEQFYNSRGEAVADSGSYYATGIPEPNLVTGQQTMYPSSTETLYDGAGRVTAVIAKRYTVETKRTTTTYTGDTTTVVPPAGGTATTTVVDALGRTTEVKEYTNAARTASQSLSYAYDKRGRIEKVTDASGAEWSYGYDVRGRQTDIKDPDKGNAHTDFDVGDRATDVTDARDIKLHTDYDALGRPTTLKKGAKPLAEWTYDATGSKGLPAKATRYDEDGNAWVTETSSYNGLDQPGLTKFTVPATETGLAGTYEWFTTYNPNTGQVTDVEQPAMADLPYEMVSTGYTSVTGLLDTVNSDDHALISKVTYDHYGHPTRTEYSEFGRHVWTSNEYDEHTGNLTRSYTDRDTAPQRIEDTAYTYDPAGNITKVAAAYGQDAARTTDTQCFQTDALRRITEAWTNTGTDCAAAPSDAVVGGQDAYWTSYTYDAVGNRKTEVQHKTPTGPTEDTTRTYADPAKGKHDLPSVTQTGGTARTDAYTYDKAGNTATRKIGDADLETFDWDDEGHLKSTTKVTDTTEYLYDTAGARLLRRDSTGTTLYLPGGNELHKDKNDKVTGTRYYGDYAVLKGGKLTFVLADQNGTSTTQIAHDAPQVVTRRKTTIFGGPRGTQPTDWLGDKGFVGGTNDADTSLVHIGAREYDPVTGRFISVDPLLELEKLQTLSGYSYAANNPVAFSDPTGLGLDDGTGHTEREDGKSGQGDGRPRHSVGGEPTVNDAAANTNPVNQTEDFISTTARKHLGTKRYAEWRQIYKRNITHFTGWDPSEQDLMAAAANSCWGRGSYSCPPVLQEIFREVEIQRLIAVAQETGAFEGGSRIPGSPSGRSGGKISKGAGCGRCFLAGTDVQMADGSTKDIEKIVVGDEVLATDPYSGETGARKVTRLIVTDGDKLFNDLTIATPTGPEHVTATYEHPFWSVSERRWVKAEHLAPGMTLRTDAGAEVAITANRPFTRRTRTYNLTVDGLHTYYVLAGATPVLVHNAGGNGPEVPGIIQQRIAEILAGQAQPRLNGDRTGPDRFEVRTGRNNPTPGAHARKWGPSSPGANDAALIYDMGDGENRYRILVNRHGDVGWVDNHNYRNIRVYTPGC